The following proteins are co-located in the Telopea speciosissima isolate NSW1024214 ecotype Mountain lineage chromosome 9, Tspe_v1, whole genome shotgun sequence genome:
- the LOC122639029 gene encoding disease resistance protein TAO1-like, which produces MTMVQKWKKAMREIGELKGWPSKEDTYEGKLIKEVVQKVASILNKKPLSVSNNLVGIQSRIKELLMLLDIESNNRRIVRIHGLGGIGKTTIAKAVYNTVVNHFEGCSFITDVRETAQRHNGLVHLQKQLISDILKQENQDITSVDDGINVIHQRFRGKKVLIVLDDVDQDIQVESLIGNHKWFGAGSKIIIINRIKQILGVHEPNEIYEPKAMNSNDSLQLFSRHAFRRDQPLENYLNLSKAMIKIIGGLPLALQVIGSSLYLKEKSVWKGMLKKLQKVPNDDVMKRLEISYDELEDEEKQMFLDTACFFIGMDKDIACHIWDGCGLSSQVELDALCAKSLVTISEKGELGMHDLLRDLGMNIIRQENIDEPGKRTRILCQEDVLDVLDKQTGTSNVKGLSIDFRTVSRSNGLMTVGFAAMTRLRLLRVDYACFSGNFTHSFSELRWLSWKGFPNQYAQINFCPRKLAVLDLSFSEITKSWMGWNSIKMAVKLKALILTSCHRLFSTPDVSANRLLEVLLLNDCKNLEEIDTSICCLTNLVILKMSDCERLNDLPSEISQLTSLKSLNLENCRSLKKLPKELGRMVSLTELNLSSCISLMDLPSEICQLTSLQKLDLGSCPNLKKLPEELGHMISLRELDLIWCKSLVSLPSEICQLTSLQKLNLGRCPNLKKLPEELGHMISLRELDLGWCKSLVDLPSEIVQLTSLQKLNLKGCRNLQKLPEKLGCMISLIKLNLSFCGSLMDLPSEICQLTSLETLDLSYCSNIVYLPSKICQLNSLKSFNVSSCRSLMGLSLSSSYSNPYISILTSLHVSDCPSIQYISGLPSSLISLHACFCKSMVKISSTSGGLRNLKTLHLEFCNLLKEIEGVDEKLDSLEVLHIEGCRSLKRLPKLRGSKNLRNLKLLGNDVISNFEAEGMESLEMLEIKDCRVLKTFLDISTLKNLNYLEITGCFYSMEGLPDLSNFKELRQLYIGNCWNLNKFSPKLEIEDWGSLTKILGLDRLESLRKLEIEDCLAIQRFPDCLNFKMLTHLSIIRCKNLREIHDVDRLELLEKFLIIGCESLERLSDLSSLKRLTFLYIEDCKNLTEIQGVDGLELLEKLEIIGCESLERLPDLSNLKKLNII; this is translated from the exons ATGACAATGGTGCAAAAGTGGAAGAAAGCAATGAGAGAAATTGGAGAGCTGAAAGGATGGCCTTCGAAGGAGGACAC GTATGAAGGGAAGTTAATAAAAGAAGTTGTTCAAAAAGTTGCTAGTATATTGAACAAGAAACCGTTGAGTGTTTCTAACAATCTAGTTGGAATCCAATCTCGTATAAAAGAATTGTTGATGCTATTAGATATTGAATCTAATAACAGAAGAATTGTCAGGATCCacggccttggtggcattggaAAGACAACAATCGCTAAGGCTGTCTATAATACAGTCGTTAATCATTTTGAGGGGTGTAGCTTTATTACAGATGTTCGAGAAACTGCTCAACGACATAATGGTCTTGTTCATTTGCAAAAGCAACTTATCTCTGATATCCTGAAACAAGAAAATCAAGATATTACTAGTGTTGATGATGGAATTAATGTGATCCACCAAAGATTCCGTGGAAAAAAAGTTCTTAttgttcttgatgatgtggATCAAGATATTCAAGTAGAATCTTTAATTGGGAACCACAAATGGTTTGGTGCTGGAAGTAAGATCATTATCATAAACAGAATTAAGCAAATTTTAGGTGTTCATGAACCAAATGAGATTTACGAGCCCAAAGCAATGAATTCAAATGATTCTCTTCAACTTTTTAGCCGTCATGCATTTAGAAGGGACCAACCACTAGAGAATTATTTGAATCTTTCAAAAGCTATGATAAAGATTATTGGAGGACTTCCCTTGGCTCTTCAAGTTATAGGTTCATCTTTATATTTGAAGGAAAAATCAGTATGGAAGGGCATGTTAAAGAAGTTGCAAAAAGTTCCCAATGATGATGTCATGAAAAGGTTGGAAATAAGTTATGATGAATTAGAGGATGAGGAGAAACAAATGTTTCTTGATACTGCCTGTTTTTTCATTGGAATGGATAAAGATATTGCGTGTCACATATGGGATGGTTGTGGTCTTTCTTCTCAAGTAGAGCTTGATGCTCTTTGTGCCAAGTCTTTGGTAACGATTAGTGAAAAAGGTGAGTTAGGGATGCATGACCTGCTTCGGGATCTTGGAATGAATATTATTCGTCAAGAGAATATAGATGAGCCAGGGAAGCGTACTCGAATATTGTGTCAAGAGGATGTCTTGGATGTATTGGATAAACAAACG GGAACAAGTAATGTTAAAGGACTCAGTATTGATTTCAGAACTGTATCAAGGAGCAATGGTTTGATGACTGTAGGATTTGCTGCAATGACAAGGCTGAGGTTACTCCGAGTTGATTATGCATGTTTTTCTGGGAACTTCACTCATTCTTTTTCAGAACTGAGATGGCTTAGTTGGAAAGGATTCCCTAACCAATATGCGCAAATCAATTTTTGTCCACGGAAACTGGCAGTTCTTGATCTATCATTTAGTGAGATCACAAAAAGCTGGATGGGCTGGAACTCCATCAAG ATGGCAGTAAAACTAAAAGCTCTAATTCTCACATCTTGTCATCGACTATTTAGTACTCCCGATGTTTCAGCAAATCGACTCTTGGAGGTATTGCTTCTTAACGACTGTAAAAATTTGGAAGAGATTGATACATCCATTTGTTGTCTCACGAACTTAGTCATATTAAAGATGAGTGACTGTGAGAGACTAAACGATCTCCCAAGTGAAATTTCCCAGTTGACttctctcaaaagtctcaatttAGAAAATTGTAGAAGTCTAAAGAAGTTGCCGAAGGAATTGGGCCGCATGGTATCCTTGACAGAGCTTAATTTAAGTAGTTGCATTAGTCTAATGGATCTCCCAAGTGAAATTTGTCAGTTGACTTCTCTCCAAAAACTCGATTTAGGAAGCTGTCCAAATCTAAAGAAGTTGCCGGAGGAATTGGGCCACATGATATCCTTGAGAGAACTTGATTTAATATGGTGCAAGAGTCTAGTGTCTCTCCCAAGTGAAATTTGTCAGTTGACTTCTCTCCAAAAACTCAATTTAGGAAGATGTCCAAATCTAAAGAAGTTGCCGGAGGAATTGGGCCATATGATATCCTTGAGGGAACTTGATTTAGGATGGTGCAAGAGTCTAGTGGATCTCCCAAGTGAAATTGTTCAGCTGACTTCTCTCCAAAAACTCAATCTAAAAGGATGTCGAAATCTACAAAAGTTGCCAGAGAAATTGGGCTGCATGATATCCTTGATTAAACTTAATTTAAGTTTTTGCGGAAGTCTAATGGATCTACCAAGTGAAATTTGTCAGTTGACTTCTCTTGAAACACTTGATTTAAGTTATTGCTCCAATATAGTCTACCTCCCAAGTAAAATTTGTCAATTGAATTCTCTCAAAAGCTTCAATGTAAGTTCATGTAGAAGTTTGATGGGCCTTAGTCTTAGCAGCAGCTATTCAAATCCATACATCTCAATTTTGACAAGCCTTCATGTTAGTGATTGCCCTTCAATTCAATACATTTCAGGTCTTCCCTCAAGTTTGATCAGCCTTCATGCTTGCTTTTGCAAATCAATGGTAAAAATATCAAGTACATCAGGAGGATTGAGAAATTTAAAGACATTACATCTTGAATTTTGCAATCTTCTTAAAGAAATTGAAGGGGTTGATGAGAAATTGGACTCCTTAGAGGTCCTCCACATTGAGGGTTGCAGATCTTTAAAAAGATTACCAAAATTGAGGGGCTCAAAAAATCTAAGGAATTTAAAGCTACTTGGGAACGATGTGATATCCAATTTTGAAGCCGAGGGGATGGAGTCTCTGGAGATGTTGGAGATAAAGGATTGCCGAGTATTAAAAACATTCCTGGATATCtcaaccttgaagaacttgaactATTTAGAAATCACTGGGTGCTTCTACTCAATGGAAGGATTACCTGATctttcaaacttcaaagagTTGAGGCAATTATATATTGGAAATTGCTGGAACTTAAACAAATTTTCGCCTAAATTAGAGATTGAGGATTGGGGGAGCTTAACCAAAATTCTAGGCCTTGACAGATTGGAGTCCTTGAGAAAATTGGAAATAGAAGATTGCTTAGCCATTCAAAGATTTCCAGattgtttaaactttaaaatGTTGACTCATCTAAGCATTATACGCTGCAAGAATTTGAGGGAGATTCATGATGTTGACAGATTGGAATTGTTAGAGAAATTCTTGATTATTGGGTGCGAGTCCTTGGAAAGATTATCAGATCTGTCAAGCTTAAAAAGGTTAACTTTTCTATACATTGAAGACTGCAAGAATCTAACAGAGATTCAAGGTGTTGATGGATTGGAGTTGTTAGAGAAGTTGGAGATTATTGGGTGCGAGTCCTTGGAAAGATTACCGGATCTTTCGAACTTAAAAAAGTTGAATATTATATAG
- the LOC122639030 gene encoding pectinesterase inhibitor 11-like, whose protein sequence is MAGSTAMTISTTLLLFLVLPAAISAVPADLNKDFIDTNCKTTLYPDICYTSIIAYAGDIEVSPAKLARVAVDHSFNSIRSIALYVLNNSGKFNNNNDKTTVGVLKDCNKNFEDAVLQVQRSNREIRYLDFSVSKEALLFKISNVQTWLSAALTNQETCATELANIKSELHDKVVNSKKFVSIALALVNSYAKAAQAN, encoded by the coding sequence ATGGCCGGCAGCACGGCAATGACAATCTCTACAACCTTACTCCTTTTTCTTGTTCTACCGGCGGCGATCTCAGCCGTCCCCGCCGATTTGAACAAAGATTTCATTGATACCAACTGCAAAACAACTTTATACCCAGACATATGCTACACCAGCATCATTGCCTACGCCGGTGACATTGAAGTAAGCCCAGCCAAGCTCGCTCGCGTAGCCGTCGATCACAGCTTCAATAGTATTCGTTCCATTGCCTTATATGTTTTGAACAACTCAGGCAAATTCAATAATAACAATGATAAGACAACTGTCGGTGTTCTAAAGGACTGCAACAAAAACTTTGAAGATGCCGTGCTTCAGGTGCAACGCTCAAACAGGGAAATACGCTACCTGGACTTCTCTGTCTCAAAGGAAGCGTTGCTGTTCAAGATAAGTAATGTGCAGACGTGGTTGAGCGCTGCACTTACAAACCAGGAAACGTGTGCGACCGAGTTGGCGAATATAAAATCGGAGTTACATGATAAGGTGGTGAATAGCAAGAAGTTCGTAAGCATTGCACTCGCCTTGGTCAATAGTTATGCTAAAGCGGCCCAAGCTAATTAA
- the LOC122640762 gene encoding disease resistance protein RPH8A-like, with protein MAERAVTFLIGKLGSLISQESNFLGGVETQIVSLHDELEWINSFLRDADEKRRRYRRVNVWVSQVRNLAYDAENIIDLFMLEVVQQRQRNIVLRFMGYPKHLFTLHKFGNQIEDIKRRIGEISANKSKYGIETLEAGGTSAHLNDGLARKVRKAAMEDEIDVIGFEKHIEELAILLKQEESRQLVVSIVGMGGIGKSTLVKTVYNRSDVKNTFDSYAWIYVSQEYRVEDLLSGAITQLMRLTYEKKEELETKNVQALRQMLFNYLKERRCLLVFDDVWRREDWDTLKVAFLAQDEGKQQRVVLTTRNVEVAKHADPLTAPYELRPLGDQESFKLFSHKVFQSHVGSEERSYSKKMEDLGRKLVAKCGGLPLAIVVLGGLLSTKEKTPSVWSKVLQSVNWQLNQGPQQCMDILALSYTDLPYYLQSCFLYVGLFPEDHKIHSKKLIRLWVAEDFIQQRGDETMEDVAEEYLEELTERSMIQVASRRSDGGVETCRVHDLLRDLAVSEAKKDKLLEIYGSNCSNSLNRFRRLAIHSNNGTHHISSSSLYHLHSLLCFSKGLHKKLWKGLYVGFNLLRVLDIEDVKHLNSLPKEIGGLVLLKYLNLRGTNVRRTPHSMGNLCNLQTLDLSYTRITHIPKEIWSMQQLRHLYCFYIWSPSSLVKCVANVVNEIGLSCSCPPRIDNLRDLQTLWLHADNWIEGGLDKLTNLRELRIRGDLALHTKALTDSIVKLKKLQVLDLWNQSQNANPLPLVSFSHHVHLYNMNLRGCLEKIPDPMDFPPYLTELRLSCSHLKQDDQPMATLKKLPNLKILILGWNIFEGKEMICSVGGFAKLQILELIGLYNLEDLKVEQGAFPCLKVLTISWCKQLKMLSDGLPYITTLQELNIVNMPEEFNARFQKDKGKDWEKIKHIPSVTISSKPPRD; from the coding sequence ATGGCTGAGCGTGCCGTCACATTTCTTATAGGAAAACTGGGCTCGCTAATATCTCAGGAATCTAATTTCCTTGGTGGAGTAGAAACACAAATCGTGTCTCTTCATGATGAACTTGAGTGGATTAATTCCTTCCTAAGAGATGCTGATGAAAAGCGCAGAAGATACAGAAGGGTGAACGTATGGGTGAGCCAAGTCAGAAATTTGGCATATGATGCTGAAAATATTATTGATTTGTTCATGCTTGAAGTCGTGCAACAACGGCAAAGAAATATCGTTCTGAGGTTTATGGGTTATCCCAAACATCTTTTCACTCTACACAAGTTTGGAAATCAAATCGAAGACATCAAAAGAAGGATTGGAGAGATTTCAGCTAACAAATCCAAGTACGGGATTGAAACTTTAGAAGCTGGAGGAACTTCGGCTCATTTGAACGATGGCTTAGCACGGAAGGTAAGGAAAGCTGCCATGGAAGATGAAATTGATGTTATTGGCTTTGAGAAACATATTGAGGAACTAGCGATTCTTCTGAAACAAGAAGAGTCCCGACAGCTTGTTGTTTCCATAGTCGGTATGGGTGGTATAGGTAAATCCACTCTGGTTAAAACAGTTTATAATAGGAGTGATGTCAAGAACACTTTTGATTCTTATGCATGGATTTATGTGTCCCAAGAATACAGAGTAGAAGATCTTCTATCTGGGGCCATAACACAACTTATGAGGCTAACAtacgagaagaaggaggagttAGAAACGAAGAATGTGCAGGCATTGAGGCAGATGCTCTTTAATTACTTGAAAGAAAGGAGATGCTTACTCGTATTCGATGATgtatggagaagagaagattggGATACATTAAAAGTGGCATTTCTTGCTCAGGATGAGGGGAAGCAACAGAGAGTTGTACTTACCACTCGTAATGTGGAAGTAGCCAAACATGCTGACCCATTAACTGCTCCATATGAACTAAGACCTTTGGGTGATCAGGAGAGTTTTAAACTCTTCTCTCATAAGGTCTTCCAATCCCACGTAGGAAGTGAGGAAAGAAGCTActcaaaaaaaatggaagatcTTGGAAGGAAATTGGTTGCCAAGTGCGGTGGATTACCGCTAGCGATTGTGGTATTGGGAGGTCTCCTATCAACAAAGGAGAAGACACCTAGCGTGTGGTCTAAAGTACTCCAAAGTGTGAATTGGCAGCTTAATCAAGGCCCACAACAATGCATGGACATACTAGCTCTGAGTTATACTGATTTACCATATTACTTGCAATCCTGTTTTCTCTATGTTGGTCTTTTCCCAGAAGACCATAAGATCCATTCTAAAAAATTGATTCGGTTATGGGTTGCAGAGGACTTTATACAACAGAGAGGGGATGAAACTATGGAAGATGTTGCAGAGGAGTACCTAGAAGAGTTAACTGAGAGGAGCATGATCCAAGTAGCAAGTAGGAGATCAGATGGAGGTGTTGAAACATGTCGTGTCCATGATCTCCTGCGGGACTTAGCAGTTTCAGAAGCCAAGAAAGATAAGCTTCTTGAAATCTATGGGAGTAACTGTTCGAATTCTCTAAACAGATTCCGCCGGCTTGCAATCCATTCCAACAATGGTACGCACCATATATCGAGTTCCAGTCTATACCATCTTCATTCCTTGTTGTGCTTCAGTAAAGGCCTCCACAAAAAGCTGTGGAAGGGTCTTTATGTGGGGTTCAATCTTCTTAGAGTATTAGACATTGAGGATGTAAAACATCTCAATAGTTTACCCAAGGAAATTGGAGGGCTCGTCCTTCTAAAGTACTTGAACCTGCGTGGAACCAATGTAAGAAGAACTCCACATTCAATGGGAAACCTCTGCAATCTACAAACTTTAGATCTATCGTACACTAGGATCACACACATACCCAAGGAAATATGGAGTATGCAGCAACTAAGACATCTTTATTGCTTCTACATTTGGTCTCCATCAAGTTTAGTCAAATGTGTAGCCAATGTCGTCAATGAGATTGGTCTAAGTTGTTCTTGTCCTCCTAGAATCGATAATCTGAGGGACCTCCAGACGTTATGGTTACATGCAGACAATTGGATAGAAGGTGGCCTTGACAAGTTGACGAATCTGAGAGAACTCCGGATACGTGGAGACTTGGCGTTGCATACAAAGGCATTAACCGACTCCATTGTCAAATTGAAAAAACTTCAAGTGTTGGACTTATGGAACCAAAGCCAAAATGCAAACCCTTTGCCTCTTGTTTCATTTTCACATCATGTGCACCTCTACAATATGAACTTGCGTGGATGCCTAGAGAAGATACCTGACCCTATGGATTTTCCACCATATCTCACTGAGTTGCGATTGTCTTGTTCGCATCTAAAGCAAGATGACCAACCAATGGCAACACTAAAGAAGCTACCAAACTTGAAGATTCTCATATTAGGATGGAACATATTTGAAGGAAAGGAAATGATTTGTTCTGTAGGAGGTTTTGCTAAACTCCAAATTTTGGAACTTATAGGATTATATAACTTGGAGGATTTGAAGGTGGAACAAGGAGCCTTCCCCTGCCTTAAAGTTTTAACTATCAGTTGGTGCAAGCAATTAAAGATGCTTTCAGATGGGCTACCATACATCACTACCCTTCAagagctcaacatagtcaacATGCCGGAGGAATTCAATGCCAGGTTCCAAAAAGACAAGGGAAAGGATTGGGAAAAGATCAAGCACATACCCTCTGTCACCATTTCTAGTAAGCCTCCCCGTGATTAA